From the Calliopsis andreniformis isolate RMS-2024a chromosome 4, iyCalAndr_principal, whole genome shotgun sequence genome, one window contains:
- the LOC143177810 gene encoding polycomb group protein Pc isoform X3: MDLGDRVYAAERITKKREKRGKVEYFVKWKGWSKKYNTWEPEENILDVRLIELYEESQKGGDVSTRRPRRRDTRYNEQVLANLVVEEEPGGDERVGEDSQDESTTGSTSAPRLNLVAPDEDTLPSSLDGHESPIAPDLSASAFSVDSDSSNSSVDGPLLPRKEPSGTKRKAEVLSKESGKIGVTITTSSPSSGSGSPPPNKIPRLLPLKSNPTSPSYHILFQSHKVNGRRPSSSSVKSTPEEPLPAVPTTPAPAVQDKKRPEADVPHGPPPSLPRAPPAPLSPQIDTPLEQPTKKRHLSEQKQEKSNGTVTLDANGHKSPSPTDSYTNNNRLPTVVNGHHSHNNNNNSHNNNNNNNNNNNNNNTSSMKQTEITKTADMYVPLSSPGTDYWHARNPVADQVFITDVTVNLKTVTIRECKTEKGFFRERDPKSDIY; this comes from the exons ATGGATCTGGGTGACAGAGTTTACGCCGCGGAACGGATTACGAAGAAGAGGGAAAAGCGG GGTAAAGTGGAGTATTTCGTGAAATGGAAAGGCTGGAGTAAAAA ATACAACACATGGGAACCAGAAGAAAACATTCTAGATGTCAGGTTAATCGAATTATACGAAGAAAGTCAAAAAGGCGGAGATGTATCTACGAGGAGACCCAGGCGAAGGGATACCAGATACAAT GAACAAGTTCTCGCCAACTTGGTGGTCGAAGAAGAACCAGGTGGAGATGAACGAGTTGGAGAAGACAGTCAGGACGAGTCGACTACCGGAAGTACGTCGGCTCCTCGTTTGAATCTCGTAGCACCTGACGAAGACACGCTTCCGAGTTCCCTTGATGGACATGAATCGCCCATCGCTCCAGATTTATCAGCGTCCGCGTTTAGCGTCGATTCAGACAGCTCCAACAGCAGTGTGGATGGTCCTTTGCTACCGAGGAAAGAGCCATCGGGCACAAAGAGGAAAGCTGAGGTTCTGAGCAAAGAGTCGGGAAAAATTGGTGTCACCATTACGACCAGTAGTCCCAGTAGCGGGAGCGGAAGCCCTCCACCAAACAAGATTCCTCGGTTATTGCCTCTGAAGAGTAATCCTACGTCTCCTTCTTACCAT ATATTGTTTCAGAGTCATAAGGTTAACGGCAGGCGGCCGTCGTCCTCCAGcgtgaagtcgacgccagaggaacCGCTTCCGGCAGTGCCGACGACGCCAGCTCCAGCGGTGCAGGATAAAAAGCGTCCCGAGGCGGACGTCCCACACGGTCCTCCACCCTCGCTGCCACGTGCACCACCGGCGCCCCTGTCCCCTCAGATAGACACGCCTCTGGAGCAACCAACAAAAAAGAGGCACTTGTCGGAGCAAAAGCAGGAGAAGTCCAACGGAACCGTAACGCTGGACGCGAACGGCCACAAGTCGCCCAGCCCCACGGACTCCTACACGAACAACAACAGGTTACCCACTGTTGTGAACGGGCatcatagtcataataataataataacagccacaataataacaataacaataacaataacaacaataacaacAACACGTCGAGTATGAAGCAAACGGAAATCACGAAAACGGCAGACATGTACGTCCCTCTCTCCAGCCCTGGTACGGATTACTGGCACGCGAGGAATCCAGTCGCCGATCAGGTGTTCATCACGGACGTCACGGTGAATCTTAAGACCGTTACCATCAGGGAGTGCAAGACTGAAAAGGGATTCTTCCGGGAGAGGGATCCCAAAAGCGATATCTATTAA
- the LOC143177810 gene encoding polycomb group protein Pc isoform X1: MDLGDRVYAAERITKKREKRGKVEYFVKWKGWSKKYNTWEPEENILDVRLIELYEESQKGGDVSTRRPRRRDTRYNEQVLANLVVEEEPGGDERVGEDSQDESTTGSTSAPRLNLVAPDEDTLPSSLDGHESPIAPDLSASAFSVDSDSSNSSVDGPLLPRKEPSGTKRKAEVLSKESGKIGVTITTSSPSSGSGSPPPNKIPRLLPLKSNPTSPSYHVSCNLYFSKILFQSHKVNGRRPSSSSVKSTPEEPLPAVPTTPAPAVQDKKRPEADVPHGPPPSLPRAPPAPLSPQIDTPLEQPTKKRHLSEQKQEKSNGTVTLDANGHKSPSPTDSYTNNNRLPTVVNGHHSHNNNNNSHNNNNNNNNNNNNNNTSSMKQTEITKTADMYVPLSSPGTDYWHARNPVADQVFITDVTVNLKTVTIRECKTEKGFFRERDPKSDIY, from the exons ATGGATCTGGGTGACAGAGTTTACGCCGCGGAACGGATTACGAAGAAGAGGGAAAAGCGG GGTAAAGTGGAGTATTTCGTGAAATGGAAAGGCTGGAGTAAAAA ATACAACACATGGGAACCAGAAGAAAACATTCTAGATGTCAGGTTAATCGAATTATACGAAGAAAGTCAAAAAGGCGGAGATGTATCTACGAGGAGACCCAGGCGAAGGGATACCAGATACAAT GAACAAGTTCTCGCCAACTTGGTGGTCGAAGAAGAACCAGGTGGAGATGAACGAGTTGGAGAAGACAGTCAGGACGAGTCGACTACCGGAAGTACGTCGGCTCCTCGTTTGAATCTCGTAGCACCTGACGAAGACACGCTTCCGAGTTCCCTTGATGGACATGAATCGCCCATCGCTCCAGATTTATCAGCGTCCGCGTTTAGCGTCGATTCAGACAGCTCCAACAGCAGTGTGGATGGTCCTTTGCTACCGAGGAAAGAGCCATCGGGCACAAAGAGGAAAGCTGAGGTTCTGAGCAAAGAGTCGGGAAAAATTGGTGTCACCATTACGACCAGTAGTCCCAGTAGCGGGAGCGGAAGCCCTCCACCAAACAAGATTCCTCGGTTATTGCCTCTGAAGAGTAATCCTACGTCTCCTTCTTACCATGTTAGTTGCAACTTATACTTCAGCAAG ATATTGTTTCAGAGTCATAAGGTTAACGGCAGGCGGCCGTCGTCCTCCAGcgtgaagtcgacgccagaggaacCGCTTCCGGCAGTGCCGACGACGCCAGCTCCAGCGGTGCAGGATAAAAAGCGTCCCGAGGCGGACGTCCCACACGGTCCTCCACCCTCGCTGCCACGTGCACCACCGGCGCCCCTGTCCCCTCAGATAGACACGCCTCTGGAGCAACCAACAAAAAAGAGGCACTTGTCGGAGCAAAAGCAGGAGAAGTCCAACGGAACCGTAACGCTGGACGCGAACGGCCACAAGTCGCCCAGCCCCACGGACTCCTACACGAACAACAACAGGTTACCCACTGTTGTGAACGGGCatcatagtcataataataataataacagccacaataataacaataacaataacaataacaacaataacaacAACACGTCGAGTATGAAGCAAACGGAAATCACGAAAACGGCAGACATGTACGTCCCTCTCTCCAGCCCTGGTACGGATTACTGGCACGCGAGGAATCCAGTCGCCGATCAGGTGTTCATCACGGACGTCACGGTGAATCTTAAGACCGTTACCATCAGGGAGTGCAAGACTGAAAAGGGATTCTTCCGGGAGAGGGATCCCAAAAGCGATATCTATTAA
- the LOC143177810 gene encoding polycomb group protein Pc isoform X4, translating to MDLGDRVYAAERITKKREKRGKVEYFVKWKGWSKKYNTWEPEENILDVRLIELYEESQKGGDVSTRRPRRRDTRYNEQVLANLVVEEEPGGDERVGEDSQDESTTGSTSAPRLNLVAPDEDTLPSSLDGHESPIAPDLSASAFSVDSDSSNSSVDGPLLPRKEPSGTKRKAEVLSKESGKIGVTITTSSPSSGSGSPPPNKIPRLLPLKSNPTSPSYHSHKVNGRRPSSSSVKSTPEEPLPAVPTTPAPAVQDKKRPEADVPHGPPPSLPRAPPAPLSPQIDTPLEQPTKKRHLSEQKQEKSNGTVTLDANGHKSPSPTDSYTNNNRLPTVVNGHHSHNNNNNSHNNNNNNNNNNNNNNTSSMKQTEITKTADMYVPLSSPGTDYWHARNPVADQVFITDVTVNLKTVTIRECKTEKGFFRERDPKSDIY from the exons ATGGATCTGGGTGACAGAGTTTACGCCGCGGAACGGATTACGAAGAAGAGGGAAAAGCGG GGTAAAGTGGAGTATTTCGTGAAATGGAAAGGCTGGAGTAAAAA ATACAACACATGGGAACCAGAAGAAAACATTCTAGATGTCAGGTTAATCGAATTATACGAAGAAAGTCAAAAAGGCGGAGATGTATCTACGAGGAGACCCAGGCGAAGGGATACCAGATACAAT GAACAAGTTCTCGCCAACTTGGTGGTCGAAGAAGAACCAGGTGGAGATGAACGAGTTGGAGAAGACAGTCAGGACGAGTCGACTACCGGAAGTACGTCGGCTCCTCGTTTGAATCTCGTAGCACCTGACGAAGACACGCTTCCGAGTTCCCTTGATGGACATGAATCGCCCATCGCTCCAGATTTATCAGCGTCCGCGTTTAGCGTCGATTCAGACAGCTCCAACAGCAGTGTGGATGGTCCTTTGCTACCGAGGAAAGAGCCATCGGGCACAAAGAGGAAAGCTGAGGTTCTGAGCAAAGAGTCGGGAAAAATTGGTGTCACCATTACGACCAGTAGTCCCAGTAGCGGGAGCGGAAGCCCTCCACCAAACAAGATTCCTCGGTTATTGCCTCTGAAGAGTAATCCTACGTCTCCTTCTTACCAT AGTCATAAGGTTAACGGCAGGCGGCCGTCGTCCTCCAGcgtgaagtcgacgccagaggaacCGCTTCCGGCAGTGCCGACGACGCCAGCTCCAGCGGTGCAGGATAAAAAGCGTCCCGAGGCGGACGTCCCACACGGTCCTCCACCCTCGCTGCCACGTGCACCACCGGCGCCCCTGTCCCCTCAGATAGACACGCCTCTGGAGCAACCAACAAAAAAGAGGCACTTGTCGGAGCAAAAGCAGGAGAAGTCCAACGGAACCGTAACGCTGGACGCGAACGGCCACAAGTCGCCCAGCCCCACGGACTCCTACACGAACAACAACAGGTTACCCACTGTTGTGAACGGGCatcatagtcataataataataataacagccacaataataacaataacaataacaataacaacaataacaacAACACGTCGAGTATGAAGCAAACGGAAATCACGAAAACGGCAGACATGTACGTCCCTCTCTCCAGCCCTGGTACGGATTACTGGCACGCGAGGAATCCAGTCGCCGATCAGGTGTTCATCACGGACGTCACGGTGAATCTTAAGACCGTTACCATCAGGGAGTGCAAGACTGAAAAGGGATTCTTCCGGGAGAGGGATCCCAAAAGCGATATCTATTAA
- the LOC143177810 gene encoding polycomb group protein Pc isoform X2, with product MDLGDRVYAAERITKKREKRGKVEYFVKWKGWSKKYNTWEPEENILDVRLIELYEESQKGGDVSTRRPRRRDTRYNEQVLANLVVEEEPGGDERVGEDSQDESTTGSTSAPRLNLVAPDEDTLPSSLDGHESPIAPDLSASAFSVDSDSSNSSVDGPLLPRKEPSGTKRKAEVLSKESGKIGVTITTSSPSSGSGSPPPNKIPRLLPLKSNPTSPSYHVSCNLYFSKSHKVNGRRPSSSSVKSTPEEPLPAVPTTPAPAVQDKKRPEADVPHGPPPSLPRAPPAPLSPQIDTPLEQPTKKRHLSEQKQEKSNGTVTLDANGHKSPSPTDSYTNNNRLPTVVNGHHSHNNNNNSHNNNNNNNNNNNNNNTSSMKQTEITKTADMYVPLSSPGTDYWHARNPVADQVFITDVTVNLKTVTIRECKTEKGFFRERDPKSDIY from the exons ATGGATCTGGGTGACAGAGTTTACGCCGCGGAACGGATTACGAAGAAGAGGGAAAAGCGG GGTAAAGTGGAGTATTTCGTGAAATGGAAAGGCTGGAGTAAAAA ATACAACACATGGGAACCAGAAGAAAACATTCTAGATGTCAGGTTAATCGAATTATACGAAGAAAGTCAAAAAGGCGGAGATGTATCTACGAGGAGACCCAGGCGAAGGGATACCAGATACAAT GAACAAGTTCTCGCCAACTTGGTGGTCGAAGAAGAACCAGGTGGAGATGAACGAGTTGGAGAAGACAGTCAGGACGAGTCGACTACCGGAAGTACGTCGGCTCCTCGTTTGAATCTCGTAGCACCTGACGAAGACACGCTTCCGAGTTCCCTTGATGGACATGAATCGCCCATCGCTCCAGATTTATCAGCGTCCGCGTTTAGCGTCGATTCAGACAGCTCCAACAGCAGTGTGGATGGTCCTTTGCTACCGAGGAAAGAGCCATCGGGCACAAAGAGGAAAGCTGAGGTTCTGAGCAAAGAGTCGGGAAAAATTGGTGTCACCATTACGACCAGTAGTCCCAGTAGCGGGAGCGGAAGCCCTCCACCAAACAAGATTCCTCGGTTATTGCCTCTGAAGAGTAATCCTACGTCTCCTTCTTACCATGTTAGTTGCAACTTATACTTCAGCAAG AGTCATAAGGTTAACGGCAGGCGGCCGTCGTCCTCCAGcgtgaagtcgacgccagaggaacCGCTTCCGGCAGTGCCGACGACGCCAGCTCCAGCGGTGCAGGATAAAAAGCGTCCCGAGGCGGACGTCCCACACGGTCCTCCACCCTCGCTGCCACGTGCACCACCGGCGCCCCTGTCCCCTCAGATAGACACGCCTCTGGAGCAACCAACAAAAAAGAGGCACTTGTCGGAGCAAAAGCAGGAGAAGTCCAACGGAACCGTAACGCTGGACGCGAACGGCCACAAGTCGCCCAGCCCCACGGACTCCTACACGAACAACAACAGGTTACCCACTGTTGTGAACGGGCatcatagtcataataataataataacagccacaataataacaataacaataacaataacaacaataacaacAACACGTCGAGTATGAAGCAAACGGAAATCACGAAAACGGCAGACATGTACGTCCCTCTCTCCAGCCCTGGTACGGATTACTGGCACGCGAGGAATCCAGTCGCCGATCAGGTGTTCATCACGGACGTCACGGTGAATCTTAAGACCGTTACCATCAGGGAGTGCAAGACTGAAAAGGGATTCTTCCGGGAGAGGGATCCCAAAAGCGATATCTATTAA